In Agromyces sp. 3263, a single genomic region encodes these proteins:
- a CDS encoding ATP-dependent DNA ligase translates to MAEGTRQLVEVDGRRLRLTNLDKVMYPETGMTKGEVISYYAEIAPVMVPLVVGRPVTRKRWVQGVGTTDAPGQVFFEKNLAEHAPDWMRRGVIEHSDGPKTYPIVDHRAALVWLAQQASLEIHVPQWRFAPDGSRGNPDRMVFDLDPGPGMGLLECAEVARLVRAILDGMGLEAFPVTSGSKGIHLYAALDGSQTSQQVSEVAHELARALEADHPDLIVSSMRKTLREGRVLIDWSQNNQNKTTIAPYSLRGRPTPTVAAPRTWEELDDPGLRHLDAHEVLARVAEGIDPIAPLAAAGASGPLATYLSMRDAGATPEPMPSSTWGAEGDGPPRFVIQEHHARRLHFDLRLERDGVLKSWAVPKGVPETTGRNNLAVQTEDHPMEYLVFEGTIPSGQYGAGSMTVWDTGTYETEKWRDDEVIVDLEGRPGGPLGGHVRLALIRTEGSGEKSNWLAHRMKDQRPGHWSPSSKARHASETSSETVTDAAGAAEATEPPHPAEPAQPAEPTQPAALAADPLAPAEPHEPDDGPHEVEPILVRPMLATSGTLGQVAHGDWALEWKWDGIRVLARADGGGIRLLSRRGNDVTATYPELAGLPRVLRGDALVDGEIVALDDHGRPSFERIQQRMNLARPREVERVMAAVPVRLLLFDVLEIAGSSVTDLAYHRRRELLERLVRPRRGVPVELPAAASGTPEEAFAESRRLGLEGLVAKRTDSTYQPGVRTEAWLKLKLTRTQEVVIGGYRKGSGTRLGRIRSLLVGIPGEHGLEYAGRVGSGFREVELDRLLARLDGLAQSTPPFVAVPPLDAADAVWVRPEVVGEIEFGEWTSTGVARHPRWRGLRPDKSPDEVVREA, encoded by the coding sequence ATGGCCGAGGGTACGCGCCAGCTCGTGGAGGTCGACGGCCGGAGACTCCGGCTGACGAACCTCGACAAGGTCATGTATCCCGAGACGGGCATGACCAAGGGCGAGGTGATCTCCTACTACGCGGAGATCGCCCCGGTCATGGTGCCGCTCGTCGTCGGCCGCCCGGTCACGCGAAAGCGGTGGGTGCAGGGCGTCGGCACCACGGATGCCCCGGGCCAGGTGTTCTTCGAGAAGAACCTCGCCGAGCACGCCCCCGACTGGATGCGCCGCGGCGTCATCGAGCACTCCGACGGTCCGAAGACCTACCCGATCGTCGACCACCGCGCCGCCCTCGTGTGGCTGGCGCAGCAGGCGTCGCTCGAGATCCACGTGCCGCAGTGGCGGTTCGCGCCCGACGGCTCGCGCGGCAATCCCGATCGCATGGTGTTCGACCTGGATCCGGGCCCCGGCATGGGGTTGCTCGAGTGCGCCGAGGTCGCTCGACTCGTGCGCGCGATCCTCGACGGCATGGGTCTCGAGGCGTTCCCGGTGACGAGCGGCAGCAAGGGCATCCACCTGTATGCGGCGCTCGACGGCTCGCAGACGTCGCAGCAGGTGTCGGAGGTCGCGCACGAGCTCGCGAGGGCGCTCGAGGCCGATCACCCCGACCTCATCGTGTCGAGCATGCGCAAGACGCTCCGCGAGGGTCGGGTGCTCATCGACTGGAGCCAGAACAACCAGAACAAGACCACGATCGCGCCGTACTCGCTGCGCGGCCGTCCCACGCCGACGGTCGCGGCGCCGCGCACGTGGGAGGAGCTCGACGATCCCGGCCTGCGCCACCTCGATGCACACGAGGTGCTCGCCCGCGTCGCCGAGGGGATCGACCCGATCGCCCCGCTCGCCGCGGCGGGCGCATCCGGCCCGTTGGCCACGTACCTCTCCATGCGCGACGCCGGCGCGACGCCCGAGCCGATGCCGTCGTCGACCTGGGGGGCGGAGGGTGACGGGCCTCCGCGCTTCGTGATCCAGGAGCACCACGCCCGCCGCCTGCACTTCGACCTGCGCCTCGAGCGCGACGGCGTGCTGAAGAGCTGGGCGGTGCCGAAGGGCGTGCCCGAGACCACGGGCAGGAACAACCTCGCGGTGCAGACCGAGGACCACCCGATGGAGTACCTCGTGTTCGAGGGCACGATCCCCTCCGGGCAGTACGGCGCCGGCAGCATGACGGTCTGGGACACCGGCACCTACGAGACCGAGAAGTGGCGGGACGACGAGGTGATCGTCGACCTCGAGGGGCGGCCCGGCGGACCGCTGGGCGGTCACGTCCGGCTCGCGCTCATCCGCACCGAGGGCTCGGGCGAGAAGAGCAACTGGCTGGCGCATCGCATGAAAGACCAGCGGCCGGGGCATTGGAGCCCGTCGTCGAAGGCGCGGCACGCGAGCGAGACGTCCTCCGAGACGGTGACGGATGCCGCAGGCGCGGCGGAGGCGACCGAGCCGCCGCATCCCGCTGAGCCCGCCCAGCCCGCCGAGCCCACTCAGCCCGCCGCGCTTGCAGCGGACCCGCTCGCGCCCGCTGAGCCCCATGAGCCCGACGACGGCCCGCACGAGGTCGAGCCGATCCTCGTGCGCCCGATGCTCGCGACGTCGGGCACCCTCGGGCAGGTGGCGCACGGCGACTGGGCGCTCGAGTGGAAGTGGGACGGCATCCGGGTGCTGGCGCGCGCCGACGGCGGCGGCATCCGCCTGCTGAGCCGGCGCGGCAATGACGTCACCGCGACGTATCCGGAGCTGGCCGGGCTGCCGCGGGTCCTCCGTGGCGACGCTCTCGTCGACGGGGAGATCGTCGCCCTCGACGACCATGGCAGGCCCAGCTTCGAGCGGATCCAGCAGCGCATGAACCTCGCCCGTCCGCGGGAGGTCGAACGCGTGATGGCGGCCGTGCCCGTGCGGCTCCTGCTCTTCGATGTGCTCGAGATCGCCGGCTCCTCCGTCACCGACCTTGCCTACCACCGTCGACGGGAGCTCCTCGAACGCCTCGTCCGACCGCGCCGGGGCGTGCCGGTCGAGCTGCCCGCCGCGGCATCCGGAACCCCTGAGGAGGCGTTCGCCGAGAGCCGGCGACTCGGCCTCGAGGGGCTCGTCGCCAAGCGCACCGACTCGACCTACCAGCCGGGCGTGCGCACCGAGGCCTGGCTGAAGCTGAAGCTCACGCGCACCCAGGAGGTGGTGATCGGCGGCTACCGCAAGGGCAGCGGCACTCGCCTCGGCCGCATCAGGTCGCTGCTGGTCGGCATTCCGGGCGAGCACGGCCTGGAGTACGCCGGTCGGGTGGGCAGCGGATTCCGGGAGGTCGAGCTCGACCGCCTGCTGGCGCGGCTCGACGGGCTGGCGCAGTCGACCCCGCCCTTCGTGGCGGTACCGCCCCTGGATGCGGCCGACGCGGTCTGGGTGCGAC